One Streptomyces lincolnensis genomic region harbors:
- the ftsH gene encoding ATP-dependent zinc metalloprotease FtsH, producing MDVKRYFRGPVMWIVLAVLAVVVLMQVVGSSGGYKTVDTGQVIQAINDNKVESAKLTTGDEQTIKVQLKDGEKVEGSSKIQASYIGDQGATLAGTLQNKYQDKQIPDGYTVSPTKQNAFVGILLSLLPFVLIVVVFLFLMNQMQGGGSRVMNFGKSKAKLITKDTPKTTFADVAGSDEAVEELHEIKEFLQEPAKFQAVGAKIPKGVLLYGPPGTGKTLLARAVAGEAGVPFYSISGSDFVEMFVGVGASRVRDLFEQAKANAPAIVFVDEIDAVGRHRGAGLGGGHDEREQTLNQLLVEMDGFDVKGGVILIAATNRPDILDPALLRPGRFDRQIAVDRPDMQGRLEILKVHQKGKPVAPDVDLSAVARRTPGFTGADLSNVLNEAALLTARSNQKLIDNHMLDEAIDRVVAGPQKRTRIMSDKEKKITAYHEGGHALVAAASPNSDPVHKITILSRGRALGYTMVLPDEDKYSTTRNEMLDQLAYMLGGRAAEELVFHDPTTGAANDIEKATATARAMVTQYGMTERLGAIKFGGDNTEPFLGREMAHQRDYSEEVAALVDEEVKKLIETAHNEAWEILVENRDVLDNLVLQLLEKETLNKEQIAEIFAPIVKRPPRPAWTGSSRRTPSTRPPVLSPRELALTNGANGATPAITTAKSTAAEPAPVAEPAPEDRPES from the coding sequence ATGGACGTGAAGCGATACTTCCGTGGGCCGGTCATGTGGATCGTGCTGGCCGTCCTTGCCGTGGTCGTGTTGATGCAGGTCGTCGGCTCGTCCGGTGGCTACAAGACGGTGGACACCGGCCAGGTGATCCAGGCGATCAATGACAACAAGGTCGAGTCTGCCAAGCTGACCACCGGCGACGAGCAGACCATCAAGGTCCAGCTCAAGGACGGCGAAAAGGTCGAGGGCAGCTCGAAGATCCAGGCGAGCTACATCGGCGACCAGGGCGCGACCCTTGCCGGCACCCTTCAGAACAAGTACCAGGACAAGCAGATCCCGGACGGGTACACCGTCTCGCCGACGAAGCAGAACGCCTTCGTCGGGATCCTGCTGTCTCTTCTTCCCTTCGTCCTCATCGTGGTCGTCTTCCTGTTCCTGATGAATCAGATGCAGGGTGGCGGCTCCCGGGTCATGAACTTCGGCAAGTCCAAGGCGAAGCTCATCACCAAGGACACCCCGAAGACGACGTTCGCGGACGTCGCGGGATCCGACGAGGCCGTCGAGGAACTGCACGAGATCAAGGAGTTCCTCCAGGAACCGGCGAAGTTCCAGGCCGTCGGGGCGAAGATCCCCAAGGGCGTACTGCTGTACGGCCCTCCCGGCACCGGCAAGACCCTGCTCGCGCGAGCTGTCGCGGGCGAGGCCGGCGTGCCGTTCTACTCGATCTCCGGTTCCGACTTCGTCGAGATGTTCGTCGGTGTCGGTGCCTCCCGAGTCCGTGACCTGTTCGAGCAGGCCAAGGCGAACGCCCCGGCGATCGTCTTCGTCGACGAGATCGACGCGGTCGGCCGCCATCGCGGCGCCGGCCTCGGCGGTGGTCACGACGAGCGCGAGCAGACCCTGAACCAGCTGCTCGTCGAGATGGACGGCTTCGACGTCAAGGGCGGTGTGATCCTCATCGCCGCCACGAACCGTCCGGACATCCTCGACCCGGCGCTGCTGCGCCCCGGCCGTTTCGACCGCCAGATCGCGGTCGACCGCCCGGACATGCAGGGCCGTCTGGAGATCCTCAAGGTCCACCAGAAGGGCAAGCCGGTCGCTCCGGACGTCGACCTGTCGGCCGTCGCCCGTCGCACCCCCGGCTTCACCGGCGCGGACCTGTCGAACGTGCTGAACGAAGCGGCGCTCCTCACGGCGCGCAGCAACCAGAAGCTGATCGACAACCACATGCTGGACGAGGCGATCGACCGCGTCGTGGCGGGCCCGCAGAAGCGGACCCGGATCATGTCGGACAAGGAAAAGAAGATCACCGCGTACCACGAGGGCGGACACGCCCTGGTCGCGGCGGCTTCTCCGAACTCCGATCCGGTCCACAAGATCACGATCCTCTCCAGAGGCCGTGCTCTGGGCTACACGATGGTCCTGCCGGACGAGGACAAGTACTCGACCACGCGCAACGAGATGCTGGACCAGCTCGCCTACATGCTGGGCGGCCGGGCGGCCGAGGAACTGGTCTTCCATGACCCGACCACGGGCGCCGCGAACGACATCGAGAAGGCCACCGCGACGGCCCGAGCGATGGTCACGCAGTACGGCATGACCGAGCGCCTGGGCGCCATCAAGTTCGGTGGTGACAACACCGAGCCGTTCCTCGGACGTGAGATGGCTCACCAGCGCGACTACTCGGAAGAGGTCGCCGCGCTGGTCGACGAAGAGGTCAAGAAGCTCATCGAGACGGCGCACAACGAGGCCTGGGAAATCCTGGTCGAGAACCGCGACGTCCTCGACAACCTGGTGCTTCAGCTGCTGGAGAAGGAGACGCTGAACAAGGAGCAGATCGCCGAGATCTTCGCTCCCATCGTCAAGCGTCCCCCGCGGCCGGCCTGGACCGGCTCCTCCCGCCGCACGCCGTCCACCCGTCCGCCGGTGCTCTCCCCCAGGGAGCTCGCACTGACGAACGGCGCCAACGGCGCGACGCCGGCGATCACCACCGCGAAGTCCACCGCGGCGGAGCCCGCCCCGGTGGCCGAACCGGCCCCCGAGGATCGCCCCGAGAGCTGA